Proteins encoded within one genomic window of Naumovozyma dairenensis CBS 421 chromosome 6, complete genome:
- the FOL1 gene encoding trifunctional dihydropteroate synthetase/dihydrohydroxymethylpterin pyrophosphokinase/dihydroneopterin aldolase FOL1 (similar to Saccharomyces cerevisiae FOL1 (YNL256W); ancestral locus Anc_1.104) yields MRKFSTMADLINIKNLNISTTIGSDAWGRHQPQTCLISLKLGTDFQKSSTTDDLNYSLNYATICRDVRNLIKKKLDWVNLCTLTNSITSTLCNTYPGIKDLKITVQALNTHLRTNDISYEKDIKISSPKDMIPKQYDLLHIRNLELFTLIGVFTFERLQKQKISLNIILPWLTTNREDVPYASIINNVVKYVENSNFKTVEALVESVSKLISQEQYYQNILDLNLPILVEVIKHSAIMDTDGVGVSCTRTLKELNAKQYITLNAIDQIKSTDSSFDLPVENDSMKTLIPNTWNTAYLAFGSNIGDKLQYIESAITILSNDPKIKITQTSSLFESEPMYFKDQDPFMNGCIQIKTKYLPQELLSICKEIEYDELKRVKHFDNGPRCIDLDIILYLNSSNEHITINEPNLVIPHPRMLERSFVLEPLCELISPDHIHPITAEPIWNHLDQLYANENDEDSLWKVIPLPNMNSQPRFLKFKSINKINKMTNQPYRETVSPTYLMGILNVTPDSFSDGGEHFSTTTIKEINFVKEMCVQVFQLHESIIIDIGGCSTRPGSIQATLEEELKRTIPVIKAIRSCNELPQEKIILSIDTYRAEVARQSIEAGVDIVNDISGGLFDDGMFKVIAANPRVSYVLSHIRGDISNMNKMNKYTNTTTDNEGGMNLIEYINGKECDIPEAQFMKVIGRELSQRYKLAIANGIRRWQIILDPGIGFAKDSNQNLQIIRDIPILKNYSCSEDGDKETVFANFKNIPILLGPSRKKFIGKITKDEDPVARDFATGSIVASCVGFGTNIVRVHDIKDCSKTIKLADTLYRKI; encoded by the coding sequence ATGAGGAAGTTCTCTACAATGGCAGATCTcataaatataaagaatcTTAATATATCAACCACCATCGGTTCAGATGCTTGGGGTAGACACCAACCTCAAACATGTCTCATTTCTTTGAAACTGGGGACAGACTTCCAAAAAAGTTCAACAACTGATGAtctaaattattcattaaattatgCAACGATATGTCGTGACGTTCGGAATTTGattaaaaagaaacttGATTGGGTTAATCTTTGTACTCTAACTAATTCAATTACTTCCACTTTATGTAATACTTATCCAGGTATCAAGGATTTGAAAATCACTGTGCAAGCATTAAATACACATTTACGAACAAACGATATTTCTTATGAAAAGGATATTAAAATTAGTTCCCCAAAGGATATGATTCCAAAACAATATGATCTATTACATATCCgaaatttggaattattTACATTGATTGGCGTTTTCACCTTCGAAAGATTACAAAAGCAAAAAATTTCActaaatattatattgcCCTGGTTAACTACTAATAGAGAGGATGTTCCATATGCTTCAATAATTAACAATGTAGTGAAATATGTGGAAAATTCAAACTTTAAAACTGTGGAAGCCTTAGTGGAATCAGTAAGTAAATTGATTTCTCAAGAACAATactatcaaaatattttagaCTTGAATTTACCAATTCTTGTGGAAGTAATCAAACATAGTGCAATCATGGATACTGACGGCGTTGGAGTCAGTTGCACGAGAACTTTAAAGGAATTGAATGCCAAGCAATATATTACACTTAATGCAATTGATCAAATTAAAAGTACCgattcttcttttgatttACCTGTAGAAAATGATTCAATGAAAACATTGATCCCTAATACGTGGAACACAGCATATTTAGCATTTGGATCAAATATTGGTGATAAATTACAATATATTGAATCTGCTATAACTATATTATCTAATGATCCTAAGATAAAAATTACTCAAAcgtcatcattatttgaaagtgAGCCAATGTACTTTAAAGATCAAGATCCCTTCATGAATGGTTGtattcaaatcaaaacaaaatatcTACCTCAggaattattatcaatttgCAAAGAGATTGAATATGATGAGTTGAAAAGAGTGAAACATTTTGATAATGGACCAAGGTGCATTGATTtagatataatattatatttgaattcatcCAATGAACATATTACAATCAATGAACCTAACCTAGTTATCCCTCATCCACGGATGTTAGAAAGATCTTTTGTTTTGGAACCATTATGTGAATTAATTTCACCAGACCACATTCATCCAATTACAGCAGAACCAATTTGGAACCATTTGGATCAACTTTACgcaaatgaaaatgatgaagattcaTTGTGGAAGGTCATTCCATTACCCAACATGAACTCACAACCTAGATTtttaaaattcaaatcaattaataagATAAACAAGATGACGAATCAACCATATCGTGAAACTGTATCACCAACTTATTTAATGGGTATCTTAAATGTAACGCCAGATTCATTTTCTGATGGTGGTGAACATTTCTCTACAACAActatcaaagaaataaattttgttAAGGAGATGTGTGTTCAAGTCTTTCAATTACATGAATCTATAATTATCGATATTGGTGGATGTTCCACTCGTCCTGGATCTATTCAGGCTACATTAGAGGAAGAATTGAAGAGAACAATCCCAGTCATCAAGGCAATTAGATCATGCAATGAATTACCTCAAGAGAAAATTATCTTATCAATAGATACATATAGAGCAGAAGTTGCTAGACAATCTATTGAAGCTGGCGTTGATATAGTCAATGATATATCTGGTGGATTGTTTGATGATGGAATGTTTAAAGTTATAGCAGCAAATCCAAGAGTATCATATGTATTATCACATATAAGGGGTGATATCTCAAACATGAATAAGatgaataaatatacaaataCAACCACCGATAATGAAGGTGGcatgaatttaattgaatatatcaatGGTAAAGAATGTGATATTCCAGAAGCTCAATTCATGAAGGTTATTGGTAGAGAATTAAGTCAACGCTATAAACTTGCTATTGCAAATGGAATCCGTCGTTGGCAAATTATTCTGGATCCAGGTATCGGGTTTGCCAAGgattcaaatcaaaatttacaaaTCATAAGAGATATAccaatattgaagaattattcaTGTTCAGAAGACGGTGATAAAGAAACAGTTTTTGccaattttaaaaatatccCAATATTATTGGGTCCATCAAGGAAGAAATTTATAGgcaaaattacaaaagatGAAGACCCAGTAGCCAGAGATTTCGCCACTGGATCAATTGTAGCTTCATGTGTTGGATTTGGTACAAATATCGTTAGAGTGCatgatattaaagattGTTCCAAGACAATTAAATTAGCGGATACTCTTtatagaaaaatataa
- the GIS2 gene encoding mRNA-binding translational activator GIS2 (similar to Saccharomyces cerevisiae GIS2 (YNL255C); ancestral locus Anc_1.105): MSQRACYVCGKIGHLAEDCDSEKLCYNCNQPGHVQSECPQPRTVEHKQCYNCGETGHVRSECTVQRCYNCNQTGHISKDCPEPKKPYNSNNRRGGNSRVSCYKCGGPNHMAKDCTESDPKCYNCGNTGHLSRDCPEGPREKTCYKCNETGHISRDCPN, from the coding sequence atgtCCCAAAGAGCTTGTTACGTCTGTGGTAAAATCGGCCATTTAGCTGAAGATTGTGattctgaaaaattatgttACAACTGTAACCAACCAGGTCACGTCCAATCTGAATGTCCTCAACCAAGAACTGTTGAACACAAACAATGTTACAACTGTGGTGAAACCGGTCACGTCAGAAGTGAATGTACCGTCCAACGTTGTTACAATTGTAACCAAACTGGTCACATTTCTAAGGATTGTCCTGAACCAAAGAAACCTtacaacagcaacaacagaCGTGGTGGTAACTCCAGAGTCTCTTGTTACAAGTGTGGTGGTCCAAATCACATGGCTAAGGACTGTACTGAATCTGATCCTAAGTGTTACAACTGTGGTAACACCGGTCATTTATCAAGAGATTGTCCAGAAGGTCCAAGGGAAAAGACTTGTTACAAATGTAACGAAACAGGTCACATCTCAAGAGATTGTCCAAACTAA